One Brachyspira pilosicoli P43/6/78 genomic window carries:
- a CDS encoding chemotaxis protein CheB gives MGLFINILIAEDSKEVSDNIKKILLKNPAVKIVNIVNNGIDAYKTIINKKIDFAFVEFNLPMMSASELLKQLKKESINTKVIVLSTTDKNDDLNTRILNLGAFKIINKNAKIEYIENEISSIIINKNIKKEENIREIKIDESIKNNLFRNTTIQKNTINTFPHNISRVSDVIKKINYSDFKNPKLIAIGISTGGPKALRSLIPSIPKNFPIPILIAQHIPKDFSYSLAKGLNDVSQITVKEAEDNEEVKAGFAYICPGENNMGIYLDNDNIKIKLRPDLKLDLPYMPSVNHLFNTINDNLKDQAIAVIMTGMGNDGTEGMINLYNNKNLTIAQNKTTSTIFGMPKSAIENNAVHFIISLYDMAEFLVQYTTIKLKGLY, from the coding sequence ATGGGATTATTTATCAATATATTAATAGCAGAAGATTCTAAGGAAGTATCTGATAATATAAAAAAAATACTTTTGAAAAATCCTGCTGTAAAAATAGTAAATATTGTAAATAATGGTATAGATGCATACAAAACTATAATAAATAAAAAAATAGATTTTGCATTCGTAGAATTTAACCTGCCGATGATGAGTGCTTCTGAACTCCTTAAGCAATTAAAAAAAGAGAGCATTAATACCAAAGTAATAGTATTATCAACTACAGATAAAAATGATGATTTGAATACTAGAATACTTAATTTGGGAGCATTTAAGATTATAAATAAGAATGCTAAAATAGAATATATAGAAAATGAAATATCAAGTATTATAATAAATAAAAATATTAAAAAAGAAGAAAATATAAGAGAAATAAAAATAGATGAAAGTATAAAAAATAATTTATTTAGAAATACTACAATACAAAAAAACACAATAAACACTTTTCCGCACAATATAAGCAGAGTAAGTGATGTAATAAAAAAAATAAACTATTCTGATTTTAAAAATCCAAAACTTATAGCAATAGGAATATCCACAGGAGGTCCTAAAGCATTAAGGAGTTTAATTCCATCTATACCAAAAAACTTCCCAATTCCAATACTAATAGCACAGCATATACCAAAAGATTTTTCATATTCTCTAGCAAAAGGCTTAAATGATGTATCACAAATTACAGTTAAAGAAGCAGAAGATAATGAGGAAGTAAAAGCAGGCTTTGCATATATTTGCCCAGGTGAAAATAATATGGGTATATATTTAGATAATGATAATATAAAAATAAAATTAAGACCAGATTTGAAACTAGACTTGCCATATATGCCGTCAGTTAATCATTTATTTAATACAATTAACGATAACCTAAAAGACCAAGCAATAGCAGTAATAATGACAGGTATGGGCAATGACGGTACTGAAGGAATGATTAATTTATACAACAATAAAAATCTAACTATAGCACAAAATAAAACTACAAGTACTATATTCGGTATGCCTAAAAGTGCTATAGAAAATAATGCTGTTCATTTTATAATATCGCTTTATGATATGGCAGAGTTTTTAGTGCAATATACAACAATAAAATTAAAAGGACTATATTAA
- a CDS encoding glycosyltransferase family 2 protein yields MKKLSFIIPCYNEEESLPVLYDRLNNVSKEIKDYDTEFIFINDGSKDKTEEIIIQLNNNDKRVKLFSFSRNFGHQAAVSCGIHNCNSDLAVIIDADLQDPPEIIPDMIKMYEKTKTPIIYGKRISREGETFFKKITAAMFYRFINLLSEVKFPVDTGDFRLIDKKVINIYKQFYENPKYIRGLISWTGFAQKPFEYRRDARIAGETKYTLKKMLRLATTGILSFSTRPLRISLCLGLISIFIAIVFSLRVFYLYLFNPSVLVRGWASTIIVLLFMGGAQLISLSVISEYLANLFNESKKRPEYILNTVLTEQNRTEQNRTEQNRTEQNRTEQNKSSLLYIKYIKFQAYSYNL; encoded by the coding sequence ATGAAAAAGCTTAGTTTTATTATACCTTGTTACAATGAAGAAGAATCTTTGCCTGTACTATATGATAGATTAAATAATGTATCAAAGGAAATAAAAGATTATGATACAGAATTTATATTTATTAATGATGGAAGTAAAGATAAAACCGAAGAAATAATAATTCAACTTAATAACAATGATAAAAGAGTAAAATTATTTTCTTTTTCAAGAAACTTTGGTCATCAAGCTGCTGTAAGTTGCGGTATACATAATTGTAATTCTGATTTGGCTGTAATTATAGATGCTGATTTACAAGACCCTCCTGAAATTATACCAGATATGATAAAGATGTACGAAAAGACTAAAACACCTATTATATATGGTAAAAGAATATCAAGAGAAGGTGAGACTTTTTTTAAAAAAATAACAGCGGCAATGTTTTATAGATTTATTAATTTACTTTCTGAAGTTAAATTTCCTGTAGATACTGGTGATTTTAGATTGATAGATAAAAAAGTTATAAATATATATAAACAATTTTATGAAAATCCTAAGTATATTAGAGGTTTAATTAGCTGGACTGGATTTGCTCAAAAACCTTTTGAATATAGAAGAGATGCTAGAATTGCTGGAGAAACTAAATATACATTAAAAAAAATGTTAAGATTAGCTACTACAGGTATACTATCATTTTCTACAAGACCATTAAGAATATCTTTGTGTTTAGGTTTAATATCTATATTTATTGCTATAGTATTTTCTTTGAGGGTCTTTTATTTGTATTTATTTAATCCTAGTGTTTTGGTTAGAGGTTGGGCTTCTACAATAATAGTTCTTCTTTTTATGGGTGGAGCTCAGTTAATTTCTTTATCTGTTATAAGCGAATATTTAGCTAATCTTTTTAATGAATCTAAGAAAAGACCTGAGTATATATTAAATACAGTTCTAACAGAACAGAACAGAACAGAACAGAACAGAACAGAACAGAACAGAACAGAACAGAACAGAACAGAACAGAATAAATCATCTTTATTATATATTAAATATATTAAATTTCAAGCCTACAGCTATAATTTATAG
- a CDS encoding glycosyltransferase family 2 protein, protein MKIISIVIPTYNEESNVIPLSEKLISIFNDKLSNYNYEIIFIDNYSKDSTRNKLLELCSNNKNIKAIFNAKNFGQLNSPFYGLLQSSGDCTILLCADFQDPPDLIVDFVKEWENGYKIVIGRKNKSKENPIMYLIRTLYYNLIKKISSTEHISHFTGFGLYDRDFINVLKNLGDSEPYLRGIVSELGYTRKEIFYEQQKRKSGKTKNNFYSLYDVAMLGITSYSKVVLRLATMFGFLFSIITFIIGLITFVVKLLNWNNYPIGMAALMVGVFFIGSVQIFFIGLLGEYILNINLRVMHRPLVVEEKRINFDK, encoded by the coding sequence ATGAAAATAATTAGTATAGTTATACCTACTTATAATGAAGAGAGTAATGTTATACCCTTAAGTGAAAAACTAATATCTATATTTAATGATAAATTATCTAATTACAATTATGAAATAATTTTTATAGATAATTATTCTAAAGATAGTACAAGAAATAAATTATTAGAATTGTGCTCAAATAATAAAAATATAAAAGCTATTTTTAATGCCAAAAATTTTGGACAATTAAATTCACCTTTTTATGGACTTTTACAATCTTCAGGTGATTGTACAATTTTACTATGTGCAGATTTCCAAGATCCTCCTGATTTGATAGTAGATTTTGTTAAAGAATGGGAAAATGGATATAAAATAGTTATAGGTAGAAAAAATAAAAGCAAGGAAAATCCTATAATGTATTTAATAAGAACCCTATATTATAATCTTATAAAAAAAATATCATCTACTGAACATATATCCCATTTTACAGGATTTGGACTATACGATAGAGATTTTATAAATGTACTTAAGAATCTAGGTGATTCAGAACCTTATTTAAGAGGTATAGTATCTGAGCTTGGATATACTAGAAAAGAGATATTTTATGAACAACAAAAAAGAAAATCAGGAAAAACTAAAAATAATTTTTATTCTTTATATGATGTAGCTATGCTCGGTATAACTAGTTATTCAAAGGTTGTGTTAAGACTTGCTACAATGTTTGGTTTTTTATTTTCTATTATAACATTTATTATAGGATTGATAACATTTGTTGTTAAATTACTTAATTGGAATAATTATCCAATAGGTATGGCAGCATTAATGGTTGGAGTTTTCTTTATAGGTTCTGTGCAAATATTTTTTATAGGTCTTTTAGGCGAATATATTTTAAATATTAATTTAAGAGTAATGCATAGACCTCTAGTTGTAGAAGAAAAAAGAATTAATTTTGATAAATAG
- the rfbF gene encoding glucose-1-phosphate cytidylyltransferase has protein sequence MKVLILAGGLGTRLGEETTIRPKPLVEIGGKPIIWHIMKHYSHYGINDFVILLGYKGYMIKEFFDNYRRHLYDMKIDFKHNKSEVLKSGLNIEEENWTIELIDTGEHSMTGGRLKRAYEYLKDEESFCLTYGDGVSDVNIEEEIKFHKIHGKIATMTAVFPPARWGAISINENNIITDFIEKPKGDNAYINGGFFILNRQIFDYLKDDSTIFEQEPLRNLAKDKELMAFKHDGFWQCMDTQRDKSLLEDMWNKGNAPWKTWK, from the coding sequence ATGAAAGTACTTATATTAGCAGGTGGATTAGGAACAAGATTAGGCGAAGAAACTACTATAAGACCCAAACCTTTAGTTGAAATAGGTGGAAAACCTATTATATGGCATATAATGAAACATTATTCTCATTATGGAATAAATGATTTTGTAATACTTCTTGGATATAAAGGATATATGATTAAAGAGTTCTTTGATAATTATAGACGCCATTTATATGATATGAAGATAGATTTTAAACATAATAAATCTGAAGTTTTAAAATCTGGTTTGAATATAGAAGAAGAAAACTGGACTATAGAGCTTATTGATACAGGCGAACATAGTATGACAGGCGGGCGTCTAAAAAGAGCTTATGAATATTTAAAAGATGAAGAAAGTTTCTGTTTGACTTATGGAGATGGAGTTTCAGATGTAAATATAGAAGAAGAGATTAAATTCCATAAAATACATGGAAAAATAGCAACTATGACAGCTGTATTTCCTCCAGCAAGATGGGGGGCTATAAGTATAAATGAAAATAATATAATCACAGATTTTATAGAAAAACCTAAAGGTGATAATGCTTATATAAATGGCGGTTTTTTTATATTAAATAGACAAATCTTTGATTATTTAAAAGATGATTCAACTATATTTGAACAAGAACCATTAAGAAATTTAGCTAAAGATAAAGAGCTTATGGCATTTAAACATGATGGTTTTTGGCAATGTATGGATACACAAAGAGATAAATCTTTACTTGAGGATATGTGGAACAAAGGAAATGCCCCATGGAAAACTTGGAAATAA
- a CDS encoding NAD-dependent epimerase/dehydratase family protein yields the protein MNKVLVEDLNFILEKLKYNIDFNELKDKHIFITGGTGLFGKLLLETFLFFNYTLDTNIKITVLTRNYEKFISNYPQFLNENIKFINGDIRNFNIDFDNIDYVIHAAASVDPILEKENPDEMFSIIVDGIKYLLKKIKPYNVKRILFTSSGAVYGKQPYNLKYISEDFKCSPDSIYGKAKHISENILLDSNIDTIIARCYAFTGTYLNLQIHYAIGNFILNCFEKKDIIIKGDGSPIRSYLYTADLIIWIIAALFKSNSNEIYNVGSMNEISILDLAKLVTKQFSYSTNINILGKTNVGIAPSVYLPDNNKIVSKLNVSENYTLENMIKRTIDWNILNNDGVIK from the coding sequence ATGAATAAAGTACTAGTTGAAGATTTAAATTTTATATTAGAAAAACTTAAATATAATATAGATTTTAATGAATTAAAAGACAAACATATTTTTATCACAGGAGGCACAGGACTTTTTGGGAAACTTCTTTTAGAAACATTTTTATTTTTTAATTATACATTAGATACAAATATAAAAATAACTGTACTAACTAGAAATTATGAGAAGTTTATATCTAACTATCCTCAATTTCTTAATGAAAACATCAAATTTATAAATGGAGATATAAGGAATTTTAACATAGATTTTGATAATATAGATTATGTAATACATGCTGCTGCTTCAGTTGATCCTATTTTAGAAAAAGAAAATCCAGATGAAATGTTTTCTATTATTGTTGATGGAATAAAATATTTACTAAAAAAAATAAAACCTTATAATGTAAAAAGGATATTATTTACTAGTTCAGGAGCAGTATATGGCAAGCAGCCATATAATTTAAAGTATATATCAGAAGATTTTAAATGTAGTCCTGATTCTATATATGGTAAGGCTAAACATATATCAGAAAATATTTTATTAGATAGTAATATAGATACAATTATAGCAAGATGTTATGCTTTTACGGGGACTTATTTAAATTTACAAATACATTATGCTATAGGTAATTTTATTCTTAATTGTTTTGAAAAAAAAGATATAATCATAAAAGGTGATGGAAGTCCAATACGTTCATATCTATATACAGCAGATTTAATTATTTGGATTATTGCTGCATTATTTAAATCTAATAGTAATGAAATATATAACGTAGGTTCTATGAATGAAATATCAATATTAGACTTAGCCAAATTAGTTACGAAACAATTTTCCTATAGTACGAATATTAATATTTTAGGAAAAACGAATGTTGGTATAGCACCATCTGTATATTTACCTGATAATAATAAAATAGTTTCTAAACTAAATGTGTCTGAAAATTATACTTTAGAAAATATGATTAAAAGAACTATAGATTGGAATATATTAAATAATGATGGAGTTATAAAATGA
- a CDS encoding galactokinase, which translates to MYKISQLEELLKNNKLDEQFSNIYGADDNTIKEAYIRLTSVLNHFKNIDNSQDIHVFSASGRTELSGNHTDHNNGCVLTASINLDKLAVVSKRNDEKIVIYTDYSDNPNYININELNINKNEYGKSSALIRGVCAGIKEKGYKLGGFTASITNKVLIGSGLSSSASFESLVGEIINALYNEDKISKVDIAKIGQFAENKYFGKPCGLMDQMGCSIGGIMAIDFKDNNNPKLDKVEYDFEKAGYALMIVDAKGDHSSLTNEYAAIREEMNLVARYFSKEVCRDITKQQLLENASNIRKDIGDRAFLRAYHFITENERVVEQINSLKENNIKKYINLMNESGLSSFMYLQNCYSITSTKNMGVALAIAMTKDFLQNDGAVRVHGGGFAGTIQALIPLNRVKEYNDFMDNIFGKGSAMKIRVRQSPVCEI; encoded by the coding sequence ATGTATAAGATATCACAATTAGAAGAACTACTAAAAAACAATAAACTTGATGAGCAATTTTCTAATATATACGGTGCTGATGATAACACCATTAAAGAGGCTTATATAAGATTAACTTCAGTATTAAACCATTTTAAAAATATAGATAACAGTCAAGATATTCATGTATTTAGTGCTTCAGGAAGAACTGAATTATCTGGAAATCATACAGACCATAATAATGGTTGTGTATTAACTGCTTCTATTAATTTAGACAAGCTAGCTGTGGTATCAAAGAGAAACGATGAAAAAATAGTTATTTATACAGACTATTCTGATAATCCAAACTACATAAATATAAATGAATTAAATATAAATAAAAATGAATATGGTAAATCTAGTGCTTTAATTAGAGGTGTATGTGCTGGTATAAAAGAAAAGGGATATAAACTAGGAGGCTTTACTGCTTCTATTACGAATAAAGTTTTAATAGGAAGCGGACTTAGTTCTTCTGCTAGTTTTGAGTCTTTGGTTGGAGAGATAATTAATGCTCTTTATAATGAAGATAAAATATCAAAAGTAGACATCGCCAAAATAGGTCAGTTTGCCGAAAACAAATATTTTGGAAAACCTTGCGGACTTATGGATCAGATGGGCTGTTCTATTGGCGGTATTATGGCTATAGATTTTAAAGATAACAATAATCCTAAATTAGATAAAGTAGAATATGATTTTGAAAAGGCTGGATATGCTCTTATGATAGTTGATGCTAAGGGAGACCATAGTTCGCTTACTAATGAGTATGCTGCTATAAGAGAAGAGATGAATTTAGTTGCAAGATATTTCTCTAAAGAAGTATGCCGTGATATTACAAAGCAGCAATTATTAGAAAACGCTTCAAATATAAGAAAAGATATTGGAGACAGAGCATTTTTAAGAGCTTATCACTTCATCACAGAAAATGAAAGAGTAGTAGAGCAGATAAACTCACTCAAAGAAAACAACATAAAAAAATATATAAATCTTATGAATGAATCTGGACTTTCTAGTTTCATGTATCTTCAAAACTGTTATTCCATCACAAGCACTAAAAATATGGGAGTTGCATTGGCTATTGCTATGACAAAAGATTTCCTACAAAATGATGGTGCTGTTAGAGTACATGGAGGAGGTTTTGCTGGTACTATTCAGGCTTTAATACCGTTAAACAGAGTAAAAGAATACAATGACTTTATGGACAATATATTTGGCAAAGGCTCTGCAATGAAAATTAGAGTAAGACAAAGTCCTGTTTGTGAAATTTAA
- the rfbG gene encoding CDP-glucose 4,6-dehydratase → MENLEIKNIFNYFKNKKVLITGHTGFKGAWFSKLLLTLGAEVYGISLEADNLSLCNLIKLNNELKSYIQDIRDLEKIKNIVKEINPDIIFHLAAQPLVIYSYNRPVYTFETNVIGTINLMESMRELSNLECAVMITTDKVYDNKEWVWGYRENDALGGHDPYSASKACAEIAIKSYKKSFFKDVNIASVRAGNVIGGGDFADNRIIPDIVRAIEKNIPVELRNPNSVRPWQHVLDVLYGYLLVCYNLANKKSISESYNFAPIDEGNKFTVEYITKAFIDNIGKGSYIINSPETSKKEMNMLRLDSSLARKELGWKEKFNTEEAIKQTAIWYSEYLNKNDINNITEKQINYYIEG, encoded by the coding sequence ATGGAAAACTTGGAAATAAAAAATATATTTAATTATTTCAAAAATAAGAAGGTATTGATAACAGGTCATACAGGATTTAAAGGAGCCTGGTTTTCAAAACTGCTTTTAACTCTTGGTGCTGAAGTTTATGGTATATCTTTAGAAGCAGATAATTTATCATTATGTAATTTAATTAAGCTAAATAATGAATTAAAATCATATATACAGGATATTAGAGATTTAGAAAAAATAAAAAATATAGTAAAAGAAATTAATCCTGATATTATATTTCATTTAGCAGCACAGCCTCTTGTTATATATAGTTATAATAGACCAGTGTATACATTTGAAACTAATGTAATTGGCACCATTAATCTAATGGAATCTATGAGAGAATTAAGTAATTTAGAATGTGCTGTAATGATTACAACAGATAAAGTTTATGATAATAAAGAGTGGGTATGGGGGTATAGAGAAAATGATGCTTTAGGAGGTCATGACCCTTATTCTGCTTCTAAGGCATGTGCTGAAATAGCCATAAAAAGTTATAAGAAGTCATTTTTTAAAGATGTTAATATAGCTAGTGTGAGAGCAGGAAATGTTATAGGCGGAGGAGATTTTGCTGACAATAGAATAATACCTGATATAGTAAGAGCTATAGAAAAAAATATTCCAGTTGAACTTAGAAATCCAAATAGTGTAAGACCTTGGCAGCATGTACTTGATGTGCTTTATGGATATTTATTAGTATGCTATAATTTAGCTAATAAAAAATCAATTTCAGAAAGCTATAATTTTGCTCCAATAGATGAAGGCAACAAATTTACAGTTGAATATATTACTAAAGCTTTTATTGATAATATAGGTAAAGGAAGTTATATAATAAACTCTCCTGAAACATCTAAAAAAGAAATGAATATGTTGAGATTAGATTCATCTCTAGCAAGAAAAGAATTAGGGTGGAAAGAAAAATTTAATACTGAAGAAGCTATAAAACAAACAGCTATTTGGTATAGCGAATATTTAAATAAAAATGATATTAATAATATCACAGAAAAACAAATTAATTATTATATAGAAGGTTAA
- a CDS encoding thiamine pyrophosphate-binding protein gives MNIKVSDYIANFLISKGIEYVYEMVGGMSLHLSNSFYKNGKIKVIPMKHEQSASFACVGYSSVTNKPAVAMGISGPGAINMIGGIASSYYDSIPSLFISGQVNQSELKNNKNIRQLGFQEHNIVDMVKGICKKAVIVNCKEELPSLLNELYDLTISGRYGPVLMDIPMNIQREFIDTDLIFNNNIIKTNNFYIEDNVLDNIVELINKSKRPLILAGGGIRKSGAIEIFRKLVHKLQIPVVTSLVGIDSLPTNNSFMFGLIGTYGHREANDALFNSDLLIVLGSRLDIRQTGKNIDALIGNKKIIRVDIDKYELNNNIKSYYNIEANLKDFLHAFYNKIQNIKFNDFNDWISYIKKNRDNNPIELEQSLDGIHPNIFLSKISNICSYDKSYVVDIGQNQIWAAQSLILNDNDLFITSGGYASMGFALPAAIGVYHATKENVIVITGDGGMQCNIQELETISKLSIPIKIFVINNSSLGLIRQSQDENFNSYYGSSVIGYSAPDFCSIANAYKIESINVDSYSLLDNAIFSCLNDTTKPYLINVLIDKNADLLPKVVFGNNINNMYPYKTK, from the coding sequence ATGAATATAAAAGTATCAGATTATATAGCAAATTTTTTAATTTCTAAAGGTATAGAATATGTTTATGAAATGGTTGGAGGTATGAGTTTACATTTAAGTAATTCATTTTATAAAAATGGAAAAATTAAAGTTATACCTATGAAACATGAACAATCTGCCTCTTTTGCTTGTGTAGGATATTCTAGTGTTACTAATAAGCCAGCTGTTGCTATGGGAATATCTGGTCCTGGAGCTATTAATATGATTGGTGGTATAGCAAGTAGTTACTATGATAGTATACCATCATTATTTATTTCTGGTCAGGTTAATCAATCTGAATTGAAAAATAATAAAAACATAAGACAGTTGGGATTTCAAGAACATAATATTGTAGATATGGTTAAAGGAATTTGCAAGAAAGCTGTAATTGTTAATTGTAAAGAAGAACTTCCTAGTTTATTAAATGAGCTTTATGATTTAACAATATCAGGTAGGTATGGACCTGTTTTAATGGATATTCCTATGAATATACAAAGAGAATTTATAGATACTGATTTAATATTCAATAATAATATAATAAAAACAAATAATTTTTATATAGAAGATAATGTATTAGATAATATAGTAGAATTAATAAATAAATCTAAAAGACCTCTCATATTAGCTGGAGGAGGTATTAGAAAATCTGGTGCAATAGAAATTTTTAGAAAACTTGTTCATAAATTACAAATACCTGTTGTTACATCATTAGTTGGTATTGACTCTCTTCCTACAAATAATTCTTTTATGTTTGGTTTAATTGGAACTTATGGACATAGAGAAGCAAATGATGCTTTATTTAATTCTGATTTATTAATAGTATTAGGAAGTAGATTAGATATAAGACAAACAGGTAAAAATATTGATGCATTAATAGGTAATAAAAAAATTATTAGAGTAGATATAGATAAATATGAATTAAATAATAATATAAAATCCTATTACAATATAGAAGCTAATTTAAAAGATTTTTTGCACGCTTTTTATAATAAAATACAAAACATAAAATTTAATGATTTTAATGATTGGATTTCTTATATAAAAAAAAATAGAGATAATAATCCGATAGAATTAGAACAAAGTTTAGATGGAATACATCCTAATATATTTTTGAGTAAAATTTCTAATATTTGTAGTTATGATAAAAGTTATGTTGTAGATATAGGTCAAAATCAGATATGGGCAGCTCAATCTTTAATTTTGAATGATAATGATTTATTTATAACTTCAGGCGGATATGCTTCGATGGGGTTTGCTTTACCTGCTGCTATAGGTGTATATCATGCTACTAAAGAAAATGTTATAGTTATAACTGGTGATGGTGGTATGCAGTGTAATATACAAGAATTGGAAACTATTTCTAAATTATCAATTCCTATAAAGATATTTGTTATAAATAATTCTTCTTTAGGATTAATTAGACAGTCTCAAGATGAAAATTTTAATTCATACTATGGTTCATCTGTAATAGGATATAGTGCTCCAGATTTTTGTTCTATTGCTAATGCTTATAAAATAGAATCTATTAATGTTGATTCGTATTCATTATTAGATAATGCTATATTTTCTTGCTTAAATGATACTACAAAACCATATCTTATAAATGTATTAATTGATAAAAATGCTGATTTATTGCCAAAGGTAGTATTTGGTAATAATATTAACAATATGTATCCTTATAAAACTAAATAG
- the rfbH gene encoding lipopolysaccharide biosynthesis protein RfbH, whose product MDRNKILELVKEYAKEEYSQKKFIEGKSSVPVSGRVFDEDDIATLVDSALDFHLTTYRYNDEFEKGLKDFFGLKYALSCNSGSSANLIAVSSLKSHLLKDRALKDGDEVITVAAGFPTTVNPILQNNLVPVFIDVELETYNVNVDLIEKAITDKTKAIILAHTLGNPFNLRKVKEICEKHNLWLIEDCCDAFGSIYDNKKVGTFGDIATLSFYPAHHITMGEGGAVLTNNPVLKKAMESIRDWGRDCWCPPGCDNTCNQRFSQKLGDLPEGYDHKYTYSHLGYNLKITDMQAACGFAQLKKVNNFIEKRKSNFQKLKDKLQKFGKYLILPNAQENSEPSWFGFLISVKEDAPFTRNDIVKYLNDKKIGTRLLFAGNITKQPYMIGRNYRVVGELKNSDFIMNNTFWIGVYPGINDEMIDYIERIVFSFLNSN is encoded by the coding sequence ATGGATAGAAATAAAATATTAGAATTAGTAAAAGAATATGCTAAAGAAGAATATTCTCAAAAAAAGTTTATAGAAGGAAAAAGTTCTGTACCTGTTTCAGGAAGGGTATTTGATGAAGATGATATTGCTACTTTAGTTGATAGTGCATTAGATTTTCATCTTACTACTTATAGATATAATGATGAATTTGAAAAAGGATTGAAAGATTTTTTTGGATTAAAATATGCTTTAAGTTGTAATTCAGGTTCTTCAGCAAATTTAATTGCTGTAAGTTCTTTAAAAAGTCATTTGCTAAAAGATAGAGCTTTAAAAGATGGAGATGAAGTTATAACAGTTGCTGCTGGTTTTCCAACAACTGTAAACCCAATATTACAAAATAATTTAGTACCTGTATTTATAGATGTTGAATTAGAAACTTACAATGTAAATGTAGATTTGATAGAAAAGGCAATAACTGATAAAACTAAAGCTATAATTTTAGCTCATACATTAGGAAATCCTTTTAACTTAAGAAAAGTAAAAGAAATTTGTGAAAAACATAATTTATGGTTAATTGAAGATTGTTGTGATGCTTTTGGAAGTATTTATGATAATAAAAAAGTTGGTACTTTTGGTGATATTGCCACATTAAGCTTTTACCCTGCTCATCATATAACTATGGGAGAAGGAGGAGCAGTACTTACTAATAATCCTGTACTAAAAAAAGCTATGGAAAGTATCAGAGATTGGGGACGTGATTGTTGGTGTCCTCCTGGTTGTGATAATACTTGTAATCAAAGATTTAGTCAAAAATTGGGTGATTTGCCTGAGGGATATGATCATAAATATACTTATTCTCATTTAGGATACAATTTAAAAATTACTGATATGCAGGCTGCTTGCGGATTTGCTCAATTAAAGAAAGTGAATAATTTTATAGAAAAAAGAAAATCTAATTTTCAAAAATTAAAAGATAAATTACAAAAATTTGGTAAATATCTTATATTGCCAAATGCTCAGGAAAATAGTGAACCTTCTTGGTTTGGTTTTCTTATTAGTGTTAAAGAAGATGCTCCATTTACAAGAAATGATATTGTGAAATATTTAAATGATAAAAAAATAGGAACAAGACTTTTATTTGCTGGTAATATTACAAAACAGCCCTATATGATAGGAAGAAATTATAGAGTTGTAGGAGAATTAAAAAATTCTGATTTTATTATGAATAATACTTTTTGGATTGGTGTTTATCCTGGTATTAATGATGAAATGATAGACTATATAGAAAGAATTGTTTTTAGTTTTTTGAATAGTAATTAA